Proteins from one Bacteroides zhangwenhongii genomic window:
- the glmS gene encoding glutamine--fructose-6-phosphate transaminase (isomerizing) produces MCGIVGYIGKRKAYPILIKGLKRLEYRGYDSAGVAIISDDQQLNVYKTKGKVSDLENFVTQKDISGTIGIAHTRWATHGEPCSANAHPHYSSSEKLALIHNGIIENYAVLKEKLQAKGYIFKSSTDTEVLVQLIEYMKVTNQVSLLTAVQLALGEVIGAYAIAILDKEHPDEIIAARKSSPLVVGIGENEFFLASDATPIVEYTDKVVYLEDGEIAVLNLGKELKVVNLSNVEMIPEIKKVELNLGQLEKGGYPHFMLKEIFEQPDCIHDCMRGRINVEADNVVLSAVIDHREKLLNAKRFIIVACGTSWHAGLIGKHLIESFCRIPVEVEYASEFRYRDPVIDGQDVVIAISQSGETADTLAAVELAKSRGAFIYGICNAIGSSIPRATHTGSYIHVGPEIGVASTKAFTGQVTVLAMLALTLAKAKGTIDEQYYLSIVQELNHIPEKMKEVLELNDTLAELSKTFTYAHNFIYLGRGYSYPVALEGALKLKEISYIHAEGYPAAEMKHGPIALIDAEMPVVVIATQNGLYEKVVSNIQEIKARKGKVIAFVTKGDTVISKIADCCIELPETIECLDPLITTVPLQLLAYHIAVCKGMDVDQPRNLAKSVTVE; encoded by the coding sequence ATGTGTGGAATAGTAGGCTATATTGGCAAACGAAAAGCCTACCCTATCCTTATTAAAGGGCTGAAGCGACTGGAGTATCGTGGATATGACAGCGCGGGGGTAGCAATCATTAGTGATGACCAACAGTTAAATGTGTATAAGACGAAAGGAAAAGTCTCTGATCTTGAAAATTTCGTCACACAGAAAGATATTTCCGGTACAATCGGAATTGCCCATACCCGTTGGGCTACTCACGGGGAACCTTGTTCCGCTAACGCCCACCCTCATTACTCTTCTTCCGAAAAGCTCGCTCTCATTCATAACGGTATTATTGAAAACTACGCCGTTCTCAAAGAAAAACTTCAAGCCAAAGGCTATATTTTTAAAAGTAGTACAGATACCGAAGTCCTCGTTCAATTAATAGAATACATGAAAGTCACTAATCAGGTCAGTCTGTTGACGGCTGTTCAGTTGGCGTTAGGGGAGGTGATTGGTGCTTATGCGATTGCGATTCTTGATAAGGAGCATCCTGATGAGATTATTGCTGCCCGTAAGAGCAGTCCGTTGGTAGTGGGAATTGGTGAGAATGAGTTCTTTCTTGCTTCGGATGCTACTCCGATTGTAGAATATACCGACAAGGTGGTCTATCTGGAAGACGGGGAAATTGCTGTCTTGAATCTGGGGAAGGAGTTGAAGGTGGTCAACTTGAGCAATGTCGAAATGATACCTGAAATAAAGAAGGTGGAACTCAACCTCGGTCAGTTGGAAAAAGGGGGATATCCGCACTTTATGTTGAAAGAGATTTTCGAACAGCCCGATTGTATTCATGATTGCATGCGCGGACGTATTAATGTGGAAGCTGACAATGTGGTACTTTCTGCTGTGATAGATCATCGGGAAAAGCTGCTGAATGCCAAACGGTTTATTATTGTTGCTTGCGGAACTTCCTGGCATGCCGGACTGATCGGTAAGCATCTGATTGAGAGTTTCTGCCGCATACCGGTGGAAGTGGAGTATGCTTCCGAATTCCGCTACCGTGATCCGGTGATTGACGGGCAGGATGTGGTGATAGCAATTTCCCAGAGTGGTGAGACGGCAGATACATTGGCTGCTGTGGAATTGGCGAAAAGCCGCGGAGCATTTATATATGGTATTTGCAATGCGATCGGCTCTTCTATTCCCCGTGCCACTCATACCGGTTCATATATTCATGTGGGTCCGGAGATCGGAGTGGCTTCTACCAAAGCATTTACCGGACAGGTCACTGTATTGGCGATGTTGGCATTGACACTTGCCAAAGCGAAAGGAACCATTGACGAACAGTATTATCTTTCAATCGTACAGGAGTTAAATCATATTCCGGAAAAGATGAAAGAGGTGTTGGAATTGAATGATACTTTGGCGGAGTTATCGAAAACTTTCACTTATGCGCATAATTTTATTTACCTGGGACGCGGATATAGTTATCCCGTTGCTCTGGAAGGTGCATTGAAATTGAAAGAAATATCGTATATTCACGCCGAAGGTTATCCGGCTGCGGAGATGAAACACGGACCGATTGCTCTGATTGATGCGGAAATGCCGGTAGTGGTGATTGCTACGCAGAATGGATTGTATGAGAAAGTAGTAAGTAATATTCAGGAGATCAAGGCACGGAAAGGAAAAGTGATTGCGTTTGTGACGAAAGGGGATACCGTTATCAGCAAGATTGCTGACTGTTGTATCGAACTTCCTGAAACAATCGAATGTCTCGATCCGTTAATAACTACGGTACCTCTCCAACTTCTTGCTTACCACATTGCGGTATGCAAAGGGATGGATGTGGATCAGCCGAGAAATCTGGCGAAGTCGGTAACAGTAGAGTAA
- the carA gene encoding glutamine-hydrolyzing carbamoyl-phosphate synthase small subunit: MRNVTLILDDGSRFSGKSFGYEKPVAGEVVFNTAMTGYPESLTDPSYAGQLMTLTYPLVGNYGVPPFTIEPNGLATFMESEKIHAEAIIVSDYSYEYSHWNAVESLGDWLKREQIPGITGIDTRELTKVLREHGVMMGKIVFEEVENGELRIESYEDINYVDRVSCKEIISYLPDGTSHTFPLTIPIAQLNSQLSTFNSQLKKVVLVDCGVKTNIIRCLLKRNVEVIRVPWDYDYNGLEFDGLFISNGPGDPDTCDAAVQNIRKAMANEKLPIFGICMGNQLLSKAGGAKIYKLKYGHRSHNQPVRMVGTERCFITSQNHGYAVDNNTLSADWEPLFINMNDGSNEGIKHKKNPWFSAQFHPEAASGPTDTEFLFDEFVKLL; the protein is encoded by the coding sequence ATGAGAAATGTGACATTAATCCTTGACGACGGGAGCCGGTTTTCCGGTAAGTCGTTTGGCTACGAGAAGCCGGTGGCAGGCGAAGTAGTTTTTAATACTGCCATGACCGGATATCCGGAGAGCCTCACTGACCCTTCCTATGCCGGACAGTTGATGACGCTTACCTATCCTTTGGTAGGTAACTACGGTGTTCCTCCTTTTACCATCGAACCGAATGGACTTGCCACTTTCATGGAAAGTGAGAAAATCCACGCGGAAGCGATTATCGTAAGTGACTATTCTTATGAATACAGCCATTGGAATGCGGTGGAAAGTCTTGGTGACTGGTTGAAACGTGAGCAGATTCCCGGTATCACAGGCATTGATACGCGCGAACTGACTAAGGTTCTTCGTGAACATGGAGTAATGATGGGAAAAATAGTTTTTGAAGAAGTTGAGAATGGAGAGTTGAGAATTGAGAGTTATGAAGATATTAATTATGTAGACCGGGTAAGCTGCAAAGAAATAATCTCTTATCTTCCCGATGGAACTTCTCACACTTTTCCATTAACTATTCCCATTGCGCAGCTTAACTCTCAACTCTCAACTTTCAATTCTCAACTTAAAAAGGTTGTCCTGGTAGATTGCGGTGTAAAGACAAATATTATTCGTTGTCTGCTGAAACGTAATGTAGAAGTGATTCGTGTACCTTGGGATTATGATTATAACGGACTCGAATTTGACGGGTTATTTATCTCCAACGGACCGGGTGACCCGGATACTTGTGATGCTGCGGTACAGAATATACGTAAGGCGATGGCAAATGAAAAATTGCCTATCTTCGGCATCTGTATGGGTAATCAGTTGCTTTCAAAAGCGGGCGGAGCCAAGATTTATAAATTGAAATACGGACATCGTAGCCACAACCAGCCGGTGCGTATGGTAGGTACAGAACGTTGTTTCATCACTTCACAAAATCACGGTTATGCCGTAGATAATAATACGTTGAGTGCAGATTGGGAACCGTTGTTCATCAATATGAACGATGGATCCAATGAGGGAATCAAACATAAAAAGAATCCTTGGTTCTCTGCGCAATTCCACCCGGAAGCTGCGAGTGGACCTACGGATACGGAATTCCTGTTCGACGAATTTGTAAAACTATTGTAA
- the carB gene encoding carbamoyl-phosphate synthase (glutamine-hydrolyzing) large subunit, with protein sequence MKENIKKVLLLGSGALKIGEAGEFDYSGSQALKALKEEGIETILINPNIATVQTSEGVADQIYFLPVTPYFVEKVIQKEKPEGIMLAFGGQTALNCGVALYKEGILEKYNVKVLGTPVQAIMDTEDRELFVHKLNEINVKTIKSEAVENVEDARRAAKELGYPVIVRAAYALGGLGSGFCDNEQQLDVLVEKAFSFSPQVLVEKSLRGWKEVEYEVVRDRFDNCITVCNMENFDPLGIHTGESIVIAPSQTLTNKEYHKLRELAIRIIRHIGIVGECNVQYAFDPESEDYRVIEVNARLSRSSALASKATGYPLAFVAAKLGLGYGLFDLKNSVTKTTSAFFEPALDYVVCKIPRWDLGKFHGVDKELGSSMKSVGEVMAIGRTFEEAIQKGLRMIGQGMHGFVENKELVISDIDKSLREPTDKRIFVISKAFRAGYTIDQVHELTKIDKWFLQKLMNIMKTSEELRKWKVENGELKMVTDIPHGNSQLSTFNSQLRKAKVQGFSDFQIARAIGYEGDMEDGILYIRKHRKEAGILPVVKQIDTLAAEYPAQTNYLYLTYSGVANDVRYLGDHKSIVVLGSGAYRIGSSVEFDWCGVQALNTIRKEGWRSVMINYNPETVSTDYDMCDRLYFDELTFERVMDILELENPHGVIVSTGGQIPNNLALRLDAQKINILGTSAKSIDNAEDREKFSAMLDRIGVDQPRWRELTSMDDIQEFVEEVGFPVLVRPSYVLSGAAMNVCSNQEELERFLKLAANVSKKHPVVVSQFIEHAKEVEMDAVAQNGEIVAYAISEHIEFAGVHSGDATIQFPPQKLYVETVRRIKRISREIAKALNISGPFNIQYLAKDNDIKVIECNLRASRSFPFVSKVLKINFIELATKVMLGLPVEKPEKNLFELDYVGIKASQFSFNRLQKADPVLGVDMASTGEVGCIGMDTSCAVLKAMLSVGYRIPKKNILLSTGTMKQKADMMDAARMLVNKGYKLFATGGTHKTLAENGIESTHVYWPSEEGHPQALEMLHRKEIDMVVNIPKNLTAGELSNGYKIRRAAIDLNIPLITNARLASAFINAFCTMSLDDIAIKSWAEYK encoded by the coding sequence ATGAAAGAAAATATAAAGAAAGTATTGCTATTGGGTTCAGGTGCCCTGAAAATCGGTGAGGCGGGTGAATTTGACTATTCCGGTTCACAGGCACTTAAAGCCTTGAAAGAAGAGGGGATTGAAACCATTCTTATCAATCCGAATATTGCTACGGTGCAGACTTCCGAAGGAGTGGCAGATCAAATTTACTTTCTTCCGGTGACTCCGTACTTCGTAGAGAAAGTGATCCAGAAAGAAAAACCGGAAGGTATTATGTTGGCGTTCGGTGGTCAGACAGCTCTGAACTGTGGAGTAGCATTGTATAAAGAAGGTATTCTTGAAAAATATAATGTGAAAGTGCTGGGTACTCCGGTACAGGCCATTATGGATACCGAGGACCGTGAACTTTTTGTTCATAAATTGAATGAGATCAATGTAAAAACCATCAAGAGTGAAGCCGTAGAAAATGTGGAAGATGCACGTCGCGCAGCAAAAGAACTGGGTTATCCTGTAATTGTTCGTGCCGCTTATGCGTTAGGAGGCTTGGGGTCCGGTTTCTGTGATAATGAACAGCAACTGGATGTGCTGGTAGAAAAAGCATTCTCTTTCTCCCCACAGGTATTGGTGGAGAAATCACTTCGCGGCTGGAAAGAAGTGGAATATGAAGTGGTACGTGACCGTTTCGATAACTGTATCACCGTTTGTAATATGGAAAACTTCGATCCGCTGGGTATCCATACTGGTGAGTCTATCGTTATTGCTCCTTCACAGACGCTTACCAATAAAGAGTATCATAAACTTCGGGAATTGGCAATACGTATCATCCGCCATATCGGTATCGTGGGTGAATGTAACGTACAATATGCCTTCGATCCCGAATCCGAAGATTACCGGGTGATCGAAGTAAATGCCCGCCTTTCCCGTTCATCGGCTTTGGCATCTAAGGCAACCGGTTATCCGCTGGCTTTCGTTGCTGCCAAATTGGGATTGGGTTATGGACTCTTCGACCTGAAGAACTCTGTAACCAAGACTACTTCCGCTTTCTTCGAACCGGCATTGGATTATGTCGTATGTAAGATTCCTCGTTGGGATTTAGGTAAATTCCACGGTGTAGATAAAGAGTTGGGTTCTTCTATGAAATCTGTGGGTGAAGTGATGGCTATCGGACGCACTTTTGAAGAAGCTATCCAGAAAGGTCTTCGTATGATCGGACAGGGAATGCATGGTTTTGTGGAGAACAAAGAATTGGTTATTTCCGACATTGACAAATCCTTGCGCGAACCGACCGATAAACGTATTTTCGTGATCTCGAAAGCGTTTCGTGCCGGCTACACCATCGATCAGGTGCACGAATTGACTAAGATTGATAAATGGTTCTTGCAGAAGTTAATGAATATCATGAAGACTTCCGAAGAACTTAGAAAGTGGAAAGTTGAAAATGGAGAATTGAAAATGGTTACAGATATTCCGCATGGCAACTCTCAACTCTCAACTTTCAACTCTCAACTTCGTAAAGCTAAGGTTCAAGGTTTCTCCGATTTCCAGATTGCCCGTGCCATCGGTTACGAAGGTGATATGGAAGATGGAATTCTTTATATCCGCAAACACCGTAAAGAGGCAGGCATTCTTCCGGTAGTGAAACAGATCGATACGTTGGCAGCCGAATATCCGGCACAAACCAATTATCTGTATCTTACTTATAGCGGTGTAGCAAATGATGTGCGTTATCTGGGCGACCATAAATCCATCGTCGTATTGGGTTCCGGTGCTTATCGTATCGGTTCTTCCGTAGAATTCGACTGGTGTGGCGTACAGGCTTTGAATACCATTCGCAAAGAGGGATGGCGCAGTGTCATGATTAACTATAATCCTGAAACCGTATCTACGGACTATGATATGTGCGACCGTTTGTACTTTGATGAATTGACTTTTGAACGTGTGATGGATATTCTGGAACTGGAGAATCCGCATGGGGTAATTGTATCTACCGGCGGTCAGATTCCAAATAACCTTGCTTTGCGTCTGGATGCACAGAAGATCAATATTCTAGGTACGAGTGCCAAGAGTATTGATAATGCCGAAGATCGTGAGAAATTCTCTGCCATGCTTGACCGTATCGGTGTGGATCAGCCCCGTTGGCGTGAATTAACTTCTATGGATGACATTCAGGAGTTCGTTGAAGAGGTAGGTTTCCCCGTACTTGTTCGTCCGTCTTATGTGCTTTCGGGAGCTGCGATGAATGTTTGTTCCAACCAGGAAGAATTGGAACGTTTCTTGAAACTGGCAGCTAATGTATCGAAGAAACATCCGGTGGTAGTAAGCCAGTTTATCGAACACGCCAAGGAAGTGGAAATGGATGCGGTGGCGCAGAATGGAGAAATTGTAGCATACGCTATAAGTGAGCATATCGAATTTGCAGGAGTACATTCCGGAGACGCAACGATTCAGTTCCCGCCGCAAAAGCTGTATGTAGAAACTGTTCGCCGTATTAAGCGTATCAGCCGTGAGATTGCTAAGGCTTTGAATATCTCCGGTCCGTTTAATATTCAGTATCTGGCGAAAGACAACGATATCAAGGTGATTGAATGTAATCTGCGTGCCAGTCGTTCTTTCCCGTTTGTCAGCAAAGTGCTGAAGATCAACTTTATCGAGCTGGCAACGAAAGTTATGCTCGGTCTGCCTGTGGAGAAACCGGAAAAAAATCTCTTCGAACTGGATTATGTGGGAATCAAGGCTTCCCAATTCTCCTTCAACCGCTTGCAGAAGGCCGATCCGGTGTTGGGAGTAGATATGGCTTCTACCGGTGAAGTGGGGTGTATCGGAATGGATACTTCCTGTGCCGTACTCAAAGCGATGCTTTCCGTAGGCTATCGTATTCCGAAGAAGAATATTCTGCTGTCTACGGGAACAATGAAACAGAAAGCCGATATGATGGATGCGGCCCGTATGTTGGTGAATAAGGGATACAAACTCTTTGCAACGGGTGGTACACACAAAACGCTTGCAGAGAATGGAATTGAAAGTACTCATGTCTATTGGCCGAGTGAGGAGGGGCATCCGCAAGCATTGGAGATGCTTCATCGCAAGGAAATCGACATGGTAGTCAATATCCCGAAGAATCTGACAGCCGGAGAATTAAGTAATGGGTATAAAATCCGTCGTGCTGCCATTGACTTGAATATACCGTTGATTACGAATGCCCGTCTGGCTAGTGCATTTATCAATGCCTTCTGTACGATGAGTCTGGATGATATAGCTATCAAGAGCTGGGCAGAGTATAAATAA
- a CDS encoding amidophosphoribosyltransferase: MEQLKHECGVAMIRLLKPLEYYEKKYGTWMYGLNKLYLLMEKQHNRGQEGAGLACVKLEANPGEEYMFRERALGSGAITEIFENVQNNFKDLTPEQLHDAAYAKRTLPFAGEVYMGHLRYSTTGKSGISYVHPFLRRNNWRAKNLALCGNFNMTNVDEIFARITAIGQHPRKYADTYIMLEQVGHRLDREVERVFNLAEAEGLTGMGITHYIEEYIDLANVLRTSSREWDGGYVICGLTGSGESFAIRDPWGIRPAFWYQDDEIAVLASERPVIQTALNVPFEEIKELQPGQALLISKEGKIRTSQINKPRENHACSFERIYFSRGSDVDIYKERKRLGEKLVPRILKAINNDIDHTVFSFIPNTAEVAFYGMLQGLDDYLNEEKVQQIAALGHHPDMEELEVILSRRIRSEKVAIKDIKLRTFIAEGNSRNDLAAHVYDITYGSLVPGVDNLVIIDDSIVRGTTLKQSIIGILDRLGPKKIVIVSSSPQVRYPDYYGIDMAKMSEFIAFRAAVELLKERDMKDVIAAAYRKSKDQVGLPKEQMVNYVKDIYAPFTDEEISAKMVELLTPKGTKAKVEIVYQPLEGLHEACPHHKGDWYFSGNYPTPGGVKMVNRAFIDYIEQMYQF; encoded by the coding sequence ATGGAACAATTGAAACATGAATGTGGCGTTGCCATGATACGCTTGCTCAAACCGTTAGAGTATTACGAGAAAAAGTACGGGACATGGATGTACGGTCTTAATAAACTCTACCTGTTGATGGAGAAGCAGCATAATCGTGGACAGGAAGGTGCGGGACTGGCGTGTGTGAAACTGGAAGCAAATCCGGGCGAAGAATATATGTTTCGTGAACGTGCTTTAGGTTCCGGAGCCATTACGGAAATCTTTGAAAACGTTCAAAACAATTTTAAGGATCTCACTCCCGAACAGTTGCACGATGCAGCGTATGCCAAACGAACTTTGCCTTTTGCCGGTGAAGTATATATGGGACATCTTCGTTATTCCACGACGGGAAAATCTGGAATCTCTTATGTGCATCCATTTTTAAGAAGAAATAACTGGCGCGCCAAGAATCTGGCTCTCTGCGGAAATTTCAATATGACGAATGTAGATGAGATATTTGCCCGTATCACTGCCATCGGTCAGCATCCGCGTAAATATGCCGATACATATATCATGTTGGAGCAGGTGGGACACCGTCTTGACCGTGAAGTGGAGCGTGTATTCAATCTTGCCGAAGCCGAGGGGCTTACGGGCATGGGAATCACGCATTATATAGAAGAATATATTGATTTGGCAAACGTGTTGCGTACTTCCAGCCGCGAATGGGATGGGGGATACGTGATCTGCGGATTGACCGGAAGCGGCGAGTCCTTCGCCATCCGCGACCCATGGGGAATCCGGCCTGCATTCTGGTATCAGGATGATGAGATAGCTGTTCTTGCTTCCGAGCGTCCGGTGATCCAGACGGCTTTGAATGTTCCGTTTGAGGAAATCAAAGAATTGCAACCGGGGCAAGCATTGTTAATCAGCAAAGAAGGTAAAATCCGTACTTCGCAAATTAACAAGCCGCGCGAAAATCATGCCTGTTCTTTCGAACGTATCTATTTCTCCCGTGGGAGTGATGTCGATATTTATAAGGAAAGGAAACGGTTGGGTGAAAAGTTGGTTCCGAGAATATTGAAAGCTATCAATAATGACATCGATCATACGGTTTTCTCTTTTATTCCCAACACTGCGGAGGTGGCTTTCTACGGAATGTTGCAGGGACTGGACGACTACTTGAATGAGGAGAAAGTGCAGCAAATCGCCGCATTGGGGCATCATCCGGATATGGAGGAACTGGAAGTCATTCTTTCCCGTCGTATCCGTAGCGAAAAGGTGGCGATCAAGGATATCAAGCTCCGTACGTTTATTGCCGAAGGAAACAGTCGTAATGATCTGGCAGCCCATGTGTATGACATTACATACGGAAGTCTGGTGCCCGGTGTCGATAATCTGGTGATTATTGACGACAGCATTGTGCGTGGTACTACGCTGAAACAAAGTATTATCGGTATTCTCGACCGTCTCGGTCCGAAGAAGATTGTGATAGTATCTTCCTCTCCGCAAGTCCGTTATCCTGACTATTACGGTATCGATATGGCAAAGATGAGCGAGTTTATCGCTTTCAGGGCTGCTGTCGAACTTTTAAAGGAGCGGGATATGAAAGATGTGATTGCGGCTGCCTACCGTAAATCGAAAGATCAGGTGGGACTGCCGAAAGAGCAGATGGTAAACTATGTGAAGGATATCTATGCTCCGTTCACCGATGAGGAAATCTCTGCCAAGATGGTGGAACTGCTGACTCCCAAGGGAACAAAGGCGAAAGTGGAAATTGTCTATCAACCGTTGGAGGGATTGCACGAGGCTTGTCCGCATCATAAAGGCGACTGGTATTTTAGCGGTAACTACCCTACACCGGGAGGCGTGAAAATGGTGAACCGGGCGTTCATCGACTATATAGAACAAATGTACCAATTCTAA